CATGGCCTCGAGGACGACGTTGGGGAGCCCGTCGCGGTCGGCGTTGGCGTCGACCACCGACGGGACGACGACCACGTCGGCTGCCGCGTACAGGGCGGGGAGGTCGGCGTGGGTCCTGCGCCCGAGCAGGTCGACCCGGTCGCCGAGGCCGAGGCGGGCGACGGCCGCCTCCAGCCGGGGCCGCTCCGGCCCGTCGCCGACCAGGCGGAGCCGGCACGGCCGGTCGACCAGGGCCAGCGCCTCGACCAGCACGTCGAACCCCTTCTTCTCGACCAGCCGGCCGACGGCCAGCAGCGACGTGACCGGGCCGCCCGGGGGCGGCGCCGGCGAGAAGCGGTCGAGGTCGACCCCGTGGGCGACGAGGCGGGGGGTGGTGCCGGCGGCCTCGATCGACGCCGCCGTCTCCCGGTTGCAGGACACGACGACGGCCGCGCCGGCGGCCCGCTCGGCCAGCTCGGCAGGGGGCACCTTGCGGACGTCGAGGGCGTGGGCGCTGAACCCGTAGGGCACGCCCAGGCGGGCGGCCGCGGCGGCGGCCACGGCGGCCGGCTGGTGGGCGAAGTACCCGTGCACGCCGGCCACCCCGGCCCCGGCCAGGCGCTCGGCGACCACGGCGGCCTGGGCGTCCACGTCGCCGCCGGGCAGCACCTCGACCAGCGGGTCGATCTCGTCCCACCCCGGCTGGCGCAGGCTCGGGTCGCCCGGCTTCGTGGCGAAGACGGCGGCCAGCATCCCGGCCCGCCGGAGGGCGAGCAGCTCGTTCAGCGCGAACGTCTCGGACACCCGCGGCCACCCGGAGACGACCACGCCGAGGCGGACCTCAGAGGTGCTCGACACGGTCGCCCTCCACCCGGTGCCTCGTGTCGAACACGTAGCTGGCGTGGGCCAGCACGAGGTCGTAGTCGAAGGCGTCGTGGTCGGTGACGATCACGACCGCGTCGGCCGCCTCGACCTCCTCGGCCGACAGCTGCACCCGGCGGGCGGCCCGCGAGGTGGTCACGTCCTCGACCACGTGCGGGTCGGCCACCACCACGTCGGCGCCGTCGTGCAGCAGGCGCTCGACCAGGGCGACGGCCGGCGACTCCCTGGCGTCGCTCGAGTTGCGCTTGTAGGCGAGGCCGAGCACGAGCACCCGCGACCGCGACAGGGCGAGGCCCCGCTCGTTCAGCCCCCGCGCCACCCGGGCGGCGACGTAGTCGGGCATGTGGTCGTTGACGTCGTTGGCCAGCTCCACGAACCGGAACGGCCGGTTGAGCCGGCGCCGCACCGTCCACGACAGGTAGCTCGGGTCGATGGGGAGGCAGTGGCCGCCCACGCCCGGCCCCGGCGTGAACGGCAGGAAGCCGAACGGCTTGGTGGCGGCGGCGTCGAGGGTCTCCCACACGTCGATGCCGAGCTCGCCGGCGAACATGGCGAGCTCGTTGACCAGCGCGATGTTCACGTGGCGGAACGTGTTCTCGACCAGCTTGGCCAGCTCGGCCGACCGGGTCGACGACACGGGCACGGTCTCGGCGACGACCGTGCGGTAGAAGGCGTCCACCCTGGCCAGCGAGGCGGCGTCGACGCCGGAGACGACCTTGGGGGTGGTCTCGAGCGTCCAGCGCCGGTTGCCGGGGTCGATGCGCTCGGGGCTGTAGCCGACGGCGAAGTCGGGCCCGGCCCGCAGCCCCGACCCCTCCTCCAGGATGGGCACGACCAGCTCCTCGGTGGTGCCCGGGTAGGTGGTCGACTCCAGGACGACGAGGCAGCCGGGGGTGACGAGCGGCGCCAGGGTCTCGGCCGCCGAGCGCACGTACGACAGGTCGGGGACGCCCTCGCGCATCGGCGTCGGCACGGTGACGACGGCGACGTCGAAGCCGGCGCAGTCGCGCTCGTCGCGGGTGACGCGGTAGCGGCCGGACGCCAACGCGTCCCTCACGGTCGCGGGCGGCACGTCCTCGACGAAGGAGTCGCCGTCGGCCAGCCGCTTGACCCGGCCGCGGTCGACGTCGTAGCCGGTCACGTCGTGGCCGACGGCGACGGCCCGCATGGCGAGGGGCAGGCCGACGTAGCCCTGGCCGACGACGAGGAGGCGCAGCGGGGTCACGACGCCCTCCGCAGGGCCGGGGCCGGCCGGCGGGCGGCCACCCAGTCGAGCTCGGAGCGCAGGCCGTCGACCAGGGTCACCCGGGGCGCCCACCCGAGCCGGCGGCGGGCCCTCGTGGTGTCGGCGCCGGTGCGGTGGACGTCGCCCCGCTGGGCGGGGCCGGCCACCACCGGCACCGGCGCGCCGGCCAGCCGGCCGAGGATGGCGAGGACGTCGAGCATGGTCGCCTCCTCGCCACCGCCCACATTCAGCACGAAACCGGGGTCGCGGGCGGCCATGGCCCGCACGGTGGCGTCGACGGCGTCGGCCACGTGGGTGAAGTCGCGGGACTGGGTGCCGTCGCCGTACAGCTCGAACTCGGGGCCGCCGAGCGCCGCCTCGCACAGCCGGCGCATGGCCATGTCGGGGCGCTGCCGGGGGCCGTAGACGGTGAAGTAGCGCAGGCCGACGACGTCGAGGCCGAGCGAGCGGTACACGTCGGCCAGGTGCTCGCAGGTGCGCTTGCTCACCCCGTACGGGGAGCGGGGCCGGGTGGCGTCGTCCTCGGTGCACGGGCGGCGACCCGAGAGCTCGCCGTACACCGAGGACGACGACGCGTACACCACCCGCGGGCAGCCGGCGGCGAGGGCCGCCTCCAGCACCCGCTGGGTGGCGAGGACGTTGTCGCGGACGCAGCGCTCGAACCCCTCGCCGAAGCTCACCCGCACGCCCGGCTGGGCGGCGAGGTGGACGACGACGGGGCGGTCGGCCAGCAGCGCGCCGAGGGGCGCCGTCGTGACGTCGGCCCGCACGAGGTCGAAGCGGGGCTCGCCGGCGAGGGCGGCCACGTTCGCCTCCTTCTCGGCCGGGTCGTAGTAGTCGGTGAAGGCGTCGACCCCGGTCACCCGCCACCCGTCGGCGAGCAGCCGCTCGGCCAGGTGGGAGCCCAGGAAGCCGGCACAGCCGGTCAGCACTGCTCGCATGGGCTCCACAGTCGGGGAACGGGGGCGCGGAGCGACAGTGGACCTCCGTGCTAGCCCGATGGTCGTACGACCATCGGGCAGGTGCGCCTCGCGCCCCGCGACGGCGAACATGTCCACATCACGCTGATCGACGACCCCCGCCCCGCGCCGCCGCCCGACCTGGCGGCGCCGTCCCCCGACCCGGTGCCGATCCGGCGGATCATCGGCGCGCCGGAGCCGTCCGGCCGCTGGCGCCGGGGCATCGCCCTGGTGAGCCGGTGGGGCGGCTGGTCGGTGGCCGGCCTCGCCGTCGTGGTCGGCGTGCTCCTCCTCTGGCAGCAGCTGCTCGGCGACCGCCTCGGCGGCGACGTGTGGCTGGGCCGGCCGCCGATCATCCCGATCGCGCCGGCCGTGGCCGACCCCGCCGTCCAGCGGGAGCGCCCCCCGTCCACCGCCCACGTGCCGGCCGCCACCGCGCCGCCCGCCCGCGCCGGCGCCGGTGCCGCTCGCACCGCGCCGTCCACGACCACGACCGCGGCGCCGCCGGCCACGACGGCGCCCGCCCCGCCGGCCACGGTGGCGCCGGCCCCGCCCGCCGCCGCCCCCGCGCCGCCGGCCCCGCCCGCCGCCGCCCCCGCGCCGCCGGCCGCCCCCGCTCCCGGCGACACCGGCACCGCCGGTCCCGGCCCCGGCCCCGCCCCTGCTCCCGGCGACGACGGCGGGTCGAGCAGCGGCCCCGGCCCGGGCGAGGACGACGGCGGGTCCAGCGGGCCCGGCTCGGGCAGCGACGACGGCGCCGAGGCCGACTCCTCCGGCCCGAGCGACTCGAGCGGCCGGGGCTCGGGCGGCGACGACGACGCCGAGCCCGACGACGACCACTCCGGCTCCGGCTCCGGCTCGGGCGACTCGGGCGGGTCGAGCGGCTCCGACGGCTCCGGCGGGTCGGACGAGCCGGCCGGCACCGCCGACCGCCCCCGCCGCTAGCCGGTCCTACGACCATCGTGCACTGGCGGCGCCGGACCCGCCCCGTGCGACCGTCGTCCCCATGAGCCGCTACCTCTTCTCCTCGCACGACGGGTTCGGGCTCGGGCACGTGCGCCGCAACACGCTCGTGGCCACCGCCCTGCTGGCGAGGGACCCGGCGGCCGAGGTCGCCGTCGTCACCGGGCTCGGCGTGCGCCCGGCCTGGCTGGACGACCCCCGCCTCCGGGTCACCAACGTGCCGCCGCTGCTGAAGGACGCCGACGGCGCGTACCGCAACGGCGAGCTCAGCTTCGAGGAGGCCATCGGCCGCCGGGCCGAGGCCTTCGACGCCGCCGTCGCCTCGTTCGCCCCCGACGTCGTCGTCGTCGACCGCCATCCCTACGGGCTGGCCGGCGAGCTGCGGCCGGGGCTCGACCGGGCGGCCCGCTCGGGCGCCGCCCTCGTGCTCGGCCTGCGGGACGTGCTCGACGAGCCGTCCAAGGTCCGCGAGGAGCTGGCCGGGGACGGGTGGGCCGGGGTGGCCGACCGCTTCGACGAGGTCCTCGTCTACGGCGAGCGGGTGCTGTGCGACCACGAGGCCGAGTACGGCCTGCCCCTCGCGCCGAGCTACTGCGGCTGGGTGGTCGAGCGGGTGCCTCCCCGGCGCCGCGACCCGCACCTGCTCGTCGTGACGGCCGGCGGGTCGGGCGACGGCGACGCCGTGTTCCGCCTCGGCATCGAGCTGGCCGTCCGCCGGCCCGGCCAGCGGGCCCTGCTCGTCGCCGGCCCGTACGCCACCCCGACCATCGCCGCCGGCATGCTCCGCCACCCGTCCCTCGGCGGCCGGGTCGAGCTCGTGCGGGACACGCCGGGGTGCGGCCCGCTGTTCGCCGGGGCCGGCAGCGTCGTGCAGATGGCCGGCTACAACTCGACCTTCGAGGCCCTCGCCGCCGGCATCCGGCCGATCCTCGTCCCCCGGCGCACCCCCCGTCGCGAGCAGGCCATCCGGGCGTCGCGCCTCGCGGCCCTCGGGGTGGCCGACGTGGTGGACGAGCCGGCGCCGGCCGACGAGGTCGCCTGGCTGCTCGGCCGGCCCCGCCTCCTGCCCGCCGGCGCGCTCGACGCCGCCGGCATCGCCCTCGACGGGGCCGAGCGGGCGGCCGCCGCCCTCGAGGCCCTCGCGCCGGTCGCCGCCCGATGATCGCCGCCGTCCGCCGCTTCTGGGCCTACGTGTGGCCCTACCGCAGGGCCCTGCTGCTCGGCGGGGCGCTGTCCCTCGTCGAGGTGGGGGTGAGCCTGGCCCAGCCGTGGCCGCTGCGGTGGGTCGTCGACGACGTGCTGGCCGTCGGCGGCGACGGCCCCGCGCCGCACGCCGAGCTCCGCCTGACCCTGGCCGTCGCCGCGCTGGTCGGGCTCGTCGTCGCCGGCGCCGTC
This DNA window, taken from Acidimicrobiales bacterium, encodes the following:
- a CDS encoding NAD-dependent epimerase/dehydratase family protein, encoding MRAVLTGCAGFLGSHLAERLLADGWRVTGVDAFTDYYDPAEKEANVAALAGEPRFDLVRADVTTAPLGALLADRPVVVHLAAQPGVRVSFGEGFERCVRDNVLATQRVLEAALAAGCPRVVYASSSSVYGELSGRRPCTEDDATRPRSPYGVSKRTCEHLADVYRSLGLDVVGLRYFTVYGPRQRPDMAMRRLCEAALGGPEFELYGDGTQSRDFTHVADAVDATVRAMAARDPGFVLNVGGGEEATMLDVLAILGRLAGAPVPVVAGPAQRGDVHRTGADTTRARRRLGWAPRVTLVDGLRSELDWVAARRPAPALRRAS
- a CDS encoding nucleotide sugar dehydrogenase, whose product is MTPLRLLVVGQGYVGLPLAMRAVAVGHDVTGYDVDRGRVKRLADGDSFVEDVPPATVRDALASGRYRVTRDERDCAGFDVAVVTVPTPMREGVPDLSYVRSAAETLAPLVTPGCLVVLESTTYPGTTEELVVPILEEGSGLRAGPDFAVGYSPERIDPGNRRWTLETTPKVVSGVDAASLARVDAFYRTVVAETVPVSSTRSAELAKLVENTFRHVNIALVNELAMFAGELGIDVWETLDAAATKPFGFLPFTPGPGVGGHCLPIDPSYLSWTVRRRLNRPFRFVELANDVNDHMPDYVAARVARGLNERGLALSRSRVLVLGLAYKRNSSDARESPAVALVERLLHDGADVVVADPHVVEDVTTSRAARRVQLSAEEVEAADAVVIVTDHDAFDYDLVLAHASYVFDTRHRVEGDRVEHL
- a CDS encoding glycosyltransferase, giving the protein MSSTSEVRLGVVVSGWPRVSETFALNELLALRRAGMLAAVFATKPGDPSLRQPGWDEIDPLVEVLPGGDVDAQAAVVAERLAGAGVAGVHGYFAHQPAAVAAAAAARLGVPYGFSAHALDVRKVPPAELAERAAGAAVVVSCNRETAASIEAAGTTPRLVAHGVDLDRFSPAPPPGGPVTSLLAVGRLVEKKGFDVLVEALALVDRPCRLRLVGDGPERPRLEAAVARLGLGDRVDLLGRRTHADLPALYAAADVVVVPSVVDANADRDGLPNVVLEAM